A portion of the Blastochloris tepida genome contains these proteins:
- a CDS encoding DUF3987 domain-containing protein → MNATNHAATEDLVSSPLERSGVPGMHPSQVRRELARRGWPPLPILAHDAPDREQPGAVARGAGKAVLVRGWQKDAAFDATPASEAALGAWERGYSHCPGTGIACGRVIGIDIDCLDAALAAEVRRLAEQEFGPTPFVRVGRAPKLLLVYQAAEPVPKRRFVAEVGDNALEILGEGSQFVSYGVHPVTCQHYEWTGPLSPLTGDPDDAPVISAAQIERFIDAVRGIMPLKQSGGWHGSDDSFNVVEFHTNRSAADTFFTRLNDKARANYDAWVPDLGLSRIRREPGGYAAVAEWRRSSTGRPLDQRNLNLSFDAKGITDWGDGPRHYSPLDVVMAALGLGVDSAVQWLGERVDPTWNDPPIILTSGARTMASTSSDLAPLAVDDGALVPAQPVAAVVEADDDGDDCEATFAPVASLEDLTHPPGLVGDIIDWCERTSERPARSAALGAALGFVSALAGRKFASPTDLRTNLYILTLAESGYGKDHARQAITRIADCVDNPDVRRLGTKDGLGDYLGPGRAMSATALRNLLIKKPSVLLQADEFHGTLNMMNERSSLARLLADDFLSLFSSASTSYAGAEYAGTPAVKLYAPNFSVHGLSTPSSFWLAAGSRSLTSGLLPRFILLNIDAPKPARREPEASIRDVPPDLVRRCAAIAQLGGNLHRDGTAPAPPPVVVPYTDAARAALEQFRAYVEEQEAVVNDRCRPFLHRAAEHAIKLALTVAVGVDCTRPRITGEVMEWACSLAWHSTCSFIAESAERIADNEREADYLRVFRLIKGAGPAGITEGVLRDRTRSIDSRRLADLLGSMVAAGRVRRDDVQTKKGKRPRLLFVR, encoded by the coding sequence ATGAATGCCACAAATCACGCCGCGACGGAAGACCTTGTTTCGTCGCCTCTTGAGCGCTCGGGCGTCCCTGGCATGCATCCGTCCCAAGTGCGCCGGGAGTTGGCGCGGCGGGGGTGGCCTCCGCTGCCGATCCTGGCGCACGATGCCCCGGACCGGGAGCAGCCCGGCGCGGTGGCGAGGGGCGCCGGCAAAGCCGTGCTGGTTCGCGGGTGGCAGAAGGACGCGGCGTTCGATGCGACACCCGCCAGCGAGGCGGCGCTCGGAGCGTGGGAGCGCGGCTACAGCCACTGCCCAGGCACCGGCATTGCGTGCGGTCGTGTGATCGGCATCGACATCGACTGCCTAGACGCCGCGCTCGCTGCCGAAGTGCGCCGCCTTGCGGAACAAGAGTTCGGCCCGACGCCGTTCGTGCGGGTCGGTCGCGCGCCGAAGCTGCTGTTGGTCTATCAGGCCGCCGAGCCGGTGCCGAAGCGCCGGTTCGTTGCCGAGGTCGGCGACAACGCGCTCGAAATTCTCGGCGAGGGCTCGCAGTTTGTCAGCTACGGCGTTCATCCCGTCACATGCCAGCACTACGAATGGACCGGCCCGCTGTCGCCGCTGACCGGTGACCCGGACGACGCGCCGGTTATCTCGGCTGCCCAGATCGAGCGGTTCATCGACGCAGTTCGCGGCATCATGCCGTTGAAGCAGAGCGGGGGGTGGCATGGTAGCGACGACAGCTTCAACGTCGTCGAGTTCCACACCAACCGCTCGGCCGCCGATACGTTCTTCACGCGTTTGAACGACAAAGCGCGCGCGAATTACGACGCGTGGGTTCCCGACCTTGGCCTGTCGCGCATCCGCCGGGAGCCCGGCGGATATGCCGCTGTCGCCGAATGGCGGCGGTCGTCAACGGGCCGCCCGCTCGACCAGCGCAACTTGAATCTCAGCTTCGACGCAAAGGGGATCACCGATTGGGGCGACGGGCCGCGCCACTATTCACCGCTTGACGTCGTGATGGCGGCGCTCGGGCTCGGCGTTGACAGCGCCGTTCAATGGCTCGGCGAGCGCGTCGATCCGACGTGGAACGACCCTCCGATCATTCTCACATCCGGGGCGCGTACGATGGCTTCAACCTCTTCTGATCTGGCGCCGCTTGCGGTGGATGACGGCGCGCTTGTGCCGGCGCAGCCGGTTGCCGCTGTGGTGGAAGCCGACGACGACGGCGACGACTGTGAGGCGACGTTCGCCCCGGTCGCGAGCCTTGAAGACTTGACCCACCCGCCCGGCCTCGTTGGCGACATCATCGATTGGTGCGAGCGGACATCGGAGCGCCCGGCGCGTTCGGCGGCCCTCGGCGCCGCGCTCGGGTTCGTGAGCGCTCTCGCCGGGCGGAAGTTCGCGAGCCCGACCGATCTGCGCACGAACCTTTACATTCTGACCCTTGCCGAGTCGGGATATGGGAAGGATCACGCCCGGCAGGCGATCACGCGCATTGCGGATTGCGTCGACAATCCGGACGTTCGTCGGCTTGGTACCAAGGACGGCTTGGGCGATTACCTCGGGCCGGGGCGCGCCATGTCGGCAACGGCGTTGCGCAACCTCTTGATCAAGAAGCCGTCCGTTCTGCTGCAAGCGGATGAGTTCCACGGAACGCTGAACATGATGAACGAGCGGTCATCGCTCGCGCGCCTTCTCGCCGACGACTTCCTCTCGCTGTTTTCGAGCGCGAGCACTTCGTACGCGGGCGCTGAGTACGCCGGCACTCCCGCCGTGAAGCTCTACGCTCCGAACTTTTCGGTTCATGGCCTGAGCACGCCGTCATCGTTCTGGCTGGCGGCCGGTTCTCGCTCTCTCACGAGCGGCCTTTTGCCCCGATTCATCCTGCTGAACATCGACGCGCCCAAGCCTGCAAGGCGCGAGCCGGAAGCGTCGATTCGCGATGTTCCGCCCGACTTGGTGCGGCGATGTGCTGCGATTGCGCAGCTTGGCGGAAACCTGCATCGGGATGGCACTGCCCCGGCCCCCCCGCCGGTTGTGGTTCCGTACACCGACGCCGCGCGCGCTGCGCTGGAGCAGTTCCGCGCGTACGTAGAGGAGCAAGAGGCAGTCGTTAATGATCGATGCCGGCCGTTCCTGCACCGCGCCGCAGAGCACGCGATCAAGCTCGCGTTGACTGTCGCGGTCGGGGTGGATTGCACCCGTCCTCGGATCACAGGCGAGGTGATGGAATGGGCTTGCTCCCTGGCGTGGCACTCAACCTGTTCGTTCATCGCCGAGTCCGCCGAGCGTATCGCCGACAATGAGCGCGAGGCCGACTACCTGCGGGTGTTTCGGCTCATCAAGGGTGCCGGCCCGGCCGGGATCACGGAAGGTGTGTTGCGGGATCGCACGCGCAGCATCGATAGCCGCCGGCTGGCCGACCTTTTGGGGTCAATGGTGGCGGCTGGCCGGGTTCGGCGCGACGACGTGCAGACGAAGAAGGGAAAGCGCCCCCGGCTGCTGTTCGTCCGGTGA
- a CDS encoding helix-turn-helix domain-containing protein — translation MDNEAQAGPLVVNGVNAAAAAIGISREEVRLAMLAGRLRSRRLGRRHLFTRADLQAFVDALPMSDSRAA, via the coding sequence ATGGACAACGAAGCTCAAGCCGGCCCGCTCGTGGTCAACGGCGTCAACGCCGCGGCGGCGGCTATCGGGATTTCGCGCGAAGAGGTGCGACTCGCGATGCTGGCCGGGCGGCTCCGGAGCCGGCGGCTCGGCCGGCGCCACCTCTTCACGCGCGCCGATCTGCAAGCGTTCGTCGACGCCCTGCCGATGTCGGACAGCCGAGCCGCCTGA
- a CDS encoding helix-turn-helix transcriptional regulator, with amino-acid sequence MESDNDNHFLNVVAAAKYLGLGKSTLDKWRCTGGGPRFSKLGARVVYAKPDLDQWVAANRRASTSAAA; translated from the coding sequence ATGGAATCAGACAACGATAACCACTTCCTCAACGTCGTCGCCGCGGCGAAGTACCTCGGACTCGGCAAATCGACGCTGGACAAATGGCGCTGCACCGGAGGCGGGCCGCGTTTCTCCAAGCTCGGCGCTCGCGTCGTCTACGCCAAGCCCGACCTCGACCAGTGGGTCGCCGCCAACCGGCGCGCCTCGACCTCGGCTGCCGCCTGA
- a CDS encoding site-specific integrase, with the protein MPAVKITRKVLADLAPRERVFVQYDTEVPGFGVRVTPAGAASWIVEYRPNGGGRRAPTRRMTLGSTKKLPLEKARAEAERIIAPATLGSDPAADRREQREAATIADLIETFMRESVRPRKKPRTVELYDSYFRLHVIPTLGTRKARDVTHADVARLHRKLGAEKPVTANRVVMLLSGLFTWAGKAGEVEHDFNPARGIEKFRETAKERFLSTEELAALGAALAEAEGEGIPWGDSKPTAKHGRKEENRRSVFGPHAVAAIRLLLLTGARLREVLHLRWEHVDTERGLLLLPDSKTGKKTIVLGAPALAVLDALPRLGAYVVPGSNPDRPRHDLHKVWAAVCRRAGLEGVRIHDLRHTHASYGAGAGMSLQIIGRLLGHSQPSTTQRYAHLADDPLRRAANTIGGQIVAALAGQPPAGEVVPLRGKR; encoded by the coding sequence ATGCCGGCGGTCAAGATCACACGGAAGGTTCTCGCCGATTTGGCGCCGCGCGAGCGGGTGTTCGTCCAGTACGACACCGAGGTTCCGGGCTTCGGCGTGCGCGTCACCCCGGCCGGTGCCGCGTCATGGATTGTCGAATATCGGCCGAACGGCGGTGGCCGGCGCGCGCCGACCCGGCGGATGACTCTCGGCTCGACCAAGAAACTCCCGCTCGAAAAGGCGAGGGCAGAGGCGGAGCGAATCATCGCGCCGGCCACGTTGGGGAGCGACCCGGCGGCAGACCGGCGCGAGCAACGCGAGGCCGCCACCATCGCGGACCTGATCGAGACGTTCATGCGGGAGTCCGTCCGGCCGCGGAAGAAACCCCGCACGGTTGAACTCTACGATTCGTATTTCCGGCTCCACGTCATCCCGACGCTGGGCACCAGGAAGGCCCGCGATGTCACCCATGCCGACGTCGCCCGCCTGCACCGCAAGCTCGGGGCGGAGAAGCCGGTGACGGCGAACCGCGTCGTGATGCTGCTGTCCGGCCTGTTCACATGGGCCGGGAAGGCCGGCGAGGTCGAGCACGATTTCAACCCGGCGCGCGGCATCGAGAAGTTTCGGGAGACAGCGAAGGAGCGGTTCTTGTCGACGGAAGAGCTTGCCGCGCTTGGTGCGGCGCTCGCCGAGGCCGAGGGCGAGGGCATTCCGTGGGGCGATAGCAAACCCACGGCGAAGCACGGCCGGAAGGAGGAAAACCGCCGGTCTGTATTCGGCCCGCACGCTGTCGCGGCGATTCGCCTTCTGCTGCTCACCGGCGCGCGGTTACGCGAAGTGCTGCATCTGCGGTGGGAGCACGTCGACACGGAACGCGGCCTGCTGTTGTTGCCCGACTCGAAAACCGGCAAGAAAACTATCGTGCTCGGCGCCCCGGCGCTCGCCGTTCTCGATGCCCTGCCGCGACTCGGCGCCTATGTCGTGCCGGGGAGCAACCCCGACCGGCCGCGCCATGACCTCCACAAAGTTTGGGCCGCGGTCTGTCGCAGGGCCGGCTTGGAAGGTGTGAGAATCCACGATCTCAGGCATACCCATGCGAGCTACGGGGCCGGCGCAGGCATGAGCTTGCAGATCATCGGCCGGTTGCTCGGGCATTCGCAGCCATCGACCACGCAACGATATGCGCACCTTGCCGATGATCCTCTGCGACGCGCCGCGAACACAATCGGTGGCCAGATCGTCGCCGCGCTCGCCGGCCAGCCACCGGCCGGTGAGGTCGTGCCACTGCGGGGAAAACGATGA
- a CDS encoding integration host factor subunit alpha, translated as MAGRTITRADLSEAVYQKVGLSRTESTALVEQVLKEISDCLARGETVKLSSFGSFVVRHKGQRIGRNPKTGVEVPIPPRRVMVFKPSNILKNRINGHADGEEED; from the coding sequence ATGGCGGGTCGAACGATCACGCGGGCCGATTTGAGCGAGGCCGTCTACCAGAAGGTGGGGCTGTCGCGGACCGAGTCCACGGCGCTGGTGGAGCAGGTTCTGAAGGAGATCTCGGACTGTCTGGCCCGCGGCGAGACCGTGAAGCTGTCGTCCTTCGGCTCCTTCGTGGTCCGCCACAAGGGCCAGCGCATCGGGCGCAACCCCAAGACCGGCGTCGAGGTGCCGATCCCGCCGCGCCGGGTGATGGTGTTCAAGCCCTCCAACATCCTCAAGAATCGCATCAACGGCCACGCCGACGGCGAGGAAGAGGATTGA
- a CDS encoding beta-ketoacyl-ACP synthase III: MVTARSVVLGVGGYLPERVLTNAELAGMVDTTDEWIVQRTGIRQRHIAAKGEVTSDLAIAAAKAALANAGIEAADIDLIVLATATPDNTFPSTAVTVQAALGITHGAAFDLQAVCSGFVFALSTADCMLASGRFRRALVIGAETFSRILDWTDRTTCVLFGDGAGAVVLERQEQPGTRADRGVLTSHLRSDGRHKLKLYVDGGPSSTQSVGFLRMEGREVFRHAVGMITDVIEDAFKATGYGPDDIDWFVPHQANRRIIDASAVKLGIAADKVVITVDRHANTSAASIPLALSVAAAEGRLKPGNLVLLEAMGGGFTWGSVLLRW; the protein is encoded by the coding sequence ATCGTGACAGCGCGCTCTGTGGTGCTCGGGGTCGGCGGTTATCTGCCCGAGCGTGTGCTGACCAACGCCGAACTGGCGGGCATGGTCGACACGACCGACGAATGGATCGTCCAACGCACGGGCATCCGCCAACGCCACATCGCCGCCAAGGGCGAGGTGACGTCCGATCTCGCCATCGCCGCGGCAAAGGCGGCGCTGGCCAATGCCGGGATCGAGGCCGCCGACATCGACCTCATCGTGTTGGCCACGGCCACGCCCGACAACACCTTTCCCTCCACCGCCGTTACGGTCCAGGCCGCGCTCGGCATCACCCACGGCGCCGCCTTCGACCTGCAGGCGGTGTGCTCGGGCTTCGTGTTCGCGCTCTCCACCGCCGACTGCATGCTGGCGAGCGGCAGGTTCCGCCGGGCACTGGTGATCGGCGCCGAGACCTTCTCGCGCATCCTCGACTGGACCGACCGCACCACCTGCGTGCTGTTCGGCGACGGCGCCGGCGCCGTGGTGCTGGAGCGCCAGGAGCAGCCGGGCACGCGCGCCGACCGCGGGGTGCTCACCAGCCATCTGCGCTCCGACGGCCGCCACAAGCTGAAGCTCTATGTCGATGGCGGCCCGTCCTCGACCCAGAGCGTCGGCTTCCTGCGCATGGAGGGGCGGGAGGTGTTCCGCCACGCGGTGGGCATGATCACCGACGTCATCGAGGACGCCTTCAAGGCCACTGGCTACGGGCCGGACGACATCGACTGGTTCGTGCCTCACCAGGCCAACCGGCGCATCATCGATGCCTCGGCCGTCAAGCTCGGCATCGCCGCGGACAAGGTGGTCATCACGGTCGACCGCCACGCCAACACCTCGGCGGCCTCGATCCCGCTGGCGCTGTCGGTGGCGGCCGCCGAAGGCCGGCTCAAGCCCGGCAATCTGGTGCTGCTGGAAGCCATGGGCGGCGGCTTCACCTGGGGATCGGTGTTGTTGCGGTGGTGA
- the plsX gene encoding phosphate acyltransferase PlsX — protein sequence MTAPVRIALDAMGGDHGPSVVIAGAEISLIRHPDTSFLVFGRESEVRPILDRHPKVAAVSEFQHTEVAVRMDDKPSQALRAGRRVSSMWRAIEAVKRGEADVAVSAGNTGALMAMSKICLHTMAGIERPAIAGIWPTVRGESLVLDVGASIGADAQHLVDLAVMGSAMARIVFDLDRPTVGLLNVGVEEIKGVEAVRDAGQRLRALDMPGLDYHGFVEGDDIGRGTVDVVVTEGFSGNIALKTAEGTAKQIAEYLRASFGRTVWTRLGFLLARGAFKALKEKMDPRRSNGGVFLGLNGVVIKSHGGTDKLGFASAVDIGYDMVRYGLLAKISADLARYERGTFSPPTVPAEAAAS from the coding sequence ATGACCGCACCTGTCCGCATCGCGCTCGACGCCATGGGCGGAGATCACGGACCTTCGGTCGTGATTGCCGGCGCCGAGATCTCGCTCATCCGCCACCCCGACACCAGCTTCCTGGTCTTCGGCCGTGAGTCGGAGGTCCGGCCGATTCTCGACCGGCATCCGAAGGTCGCCGCGGTGTCGGAGTTCCAGCACACCGAGGTGGCGGTGCGCATGGACGACAAGCCGAGCCAGGCGCTGCGCGCCGGCCGCCGGGTGTCGTCGATGTGGCGGGCCATCGAGGCGGTGAAGCGCGGCGAGGCCGATGTCGCGGTGTCCGCCGGCAACACCGGCGCGCTGATGGCGATGTCGAAGATCTGCCTGCACACCATGGCCGGCATCGAGCGGCCGGCGATCGCCGGCATCTGGCCGACGGTGCGCGGCGAATCGCTGGTGCTCGACGTGGGCGCCTCGATCGGTGCCGACGCCCAGCACCTCGTCGATCTGGCGGTGATGGGCTCGGCCATGGCCCGCATCGTGTTCGATCTCGACCGGCCGACCGTCGGCCTGCTCAATGTCGGGGTCGAGGAGATCAAGGGCGTCGAGGCGGTGCGCGACGCCGGTCAGCGCCTGCGCGCCCTCGACATGCCGGGCCTCGACTATCACGGCTTCGTCGAGGGCGACGATATCGGCCGTGGCACCGTCGACGTGGTGGTGACCGAAGGCTTCTCCGGCAATATCGCGCTGAAGACCGCCGAAGGCACGGCTAAGCAGATCGCCGAATACCTGCGCGCCTCGTTTGGCAGGACGGTATGGACCCGGCTGGGTTTTCTTCTGGCGCGCGGGGCTTTCAAGGCGCTGAAGGAAAAAATGGACCCGCGCCGCTCCAATGGCGGCGTCTTTCTCGGTTTGAACGGTGTGGTGATCAAGAGCCACGGCGGAACCGACAAGCTCGGTTTCGCGTCCGCGGTGGATATCGGCTACGACATGGTGCGGTACGGACTTCTCGCCAAGATCAGCGCCGATCTCGCTCGGTACGAGCGCGGCACGTTCTCCCCTCCGACGGTTCCGGCGGAGGCCGCCGCATCGTGA
- a CDS encoding YceD family protein — protein sequence MTDPTPAAPWTHSVLVAQLPPESSLTLEPTEETRAALARHVGALSVPELKATLELVVDRKGTVTVTGRLTGRVVQACVVTLEPMESAIDEAVDVRFAADAGPDYAPGAEVEFGYESADPPEPIINGRIDLGAILTEFFSLGVDPYPRKPDAAWQPGDEQAHDESPFAALARLKDSGAS from the coding sequence GTGACCGACCCCACACCCGCCGCTCCCTGGACCCACTCGGTGCTGGTGGCGCAGCTTCCGCCCGAGAGCAGCCTGACGCTGGAGCCGACCGAGGAGACCCGGGCCGCACTCGCTCGCCATGTCGGCGCGCTGTCAGTGCCCGAGCTGAAGGCGACTCTGGAGCTTGTCGTCGACCGCAAGGGGACGGTCACCGTGACCGGCCGCCTCACCGGGCGCGTCGTGCAGGCCTGCGTGGTGACACTGGAGCCGATGGAGAGCGCGATCGACGAGGCGGTGGACGTGCGCTTCGCCGCCGATGCCGGGCCGGACTACGCGCCGGGCGCCGAGGTCGAGTTCGGCTATGAGAGCGCCGATCCGCCCGAGCCCATCATCAACGGCCGCATCGATCTCGGTGCCATCCTCACCGAGTTCTTCAGCCTGGGGGTCGATCCCTATCCGCGCAAGCCGGATGCGGCATGGCAGCCCGGCGATGAGCAGGCCCACGACGAGTCCCCGTTTGCCGCGCTGGCCAGGCTGAAGGATTCCGGAGCGTCATAG
- a CDS encoding outer membrane protein assembly factor BamE produces MSKFTIGRRALAVGLLAAMLPLGGCFTQTLQRGYVMPENALEQVPIGSTQEQVLIVLGTPSTVATLNGEVFYYISQTAKQSAAFMQPKIVDQRVLAVYFDPKSRRVQRVANYGLQDGKVFDFISRTTTAGGEELSFLRQILSANKSS; encoded by the coding sequence ATGAGCAAGTTCACGATCGGTCGACGCGCGTTGGCGGTCGGATTGCTGGCGGCGATGCTGCCGCTCGGCGGCTGCTTCACCCAGACCCTGCAGCGCGGCTATGTGATGCCGGAAAACGCGCTGGAGCAGGTGCCGATCGGCTCCACCCAGGAGCAGGTGCTGATCGTGCTCGGCACGCCGTCCACCGTCGCCACGCTGAACGGCGAGGTGTTCTACTACATCTCGCAGACGGCGAAGCAGAGCGCCGCCTTCATGCAGCCCAAGATCGTCGATCAGCGGGTGCTGGCGGTCTATTTCGATCCCAAGTCGCGCCGGGTGCAGCGGGTCGCCAATTACGGCCTGCAGGACGGCAAGGTGTTCGACTTCATCAGCCGCACCACCACCGCCGGCGGCGAGGAACTGTCGTTCCTGCGCCAGATCCTGAGCGCCAACAAGAGCTCGTGA
- the glyA gene encoding serine hydroxymethyltransferase, giving the protein MSVSDVERSRPLSNSFFTASLAEADPEIASAIAKELKRLQDHIELIASENIVSQAVLEAQGSIMTNKYAEGYPGRRYYGGCEFVDIAETIAIDRAKKLFGCAFANVQPNSGSQANQGVFLALLKPGDTFMGLDLSAGGHLTHGSAVNMSGKWFNVVPYNVRPEDQLIDMEAVEKLAREHRPKLILAGGSAYARHWDFARFRQICDEIGAIFMVDMAHFAGLVAGGAHPSPFPHAHVVTSTTHKTLRGPRGGLILTNDEDIAKKINSAIFPGLQGGPLMHVIAAKAVAFGEALRPEFRTYAAQVVENAKVLAATLLEAGFALVTGGTDNHLLLVDLRPKALTGKAAEAALGRAHLTCNKNGIPFDPEKPMVTSGIRLGTPAATSRGFGPAEFRKVGELIAEALDGLSKNGESGNGAVESAVAAKVGELTRRFPVYGQ; this is encoded by the coding sequence ATGTCGGTTTCCGACGTCGAGCGCAGCCGGCCGCTATCCAACAGCTTCTTCACCGCCTCGCTGGCCGAGGCCGATCCCGAGATCGCCTCCGCCATCGCCAAGGAGCTGAAGCGGCTGCAGGACCATATCGAGCTCATCGCGTCGGAGAACATCGTCTCGCAGGCGGTGCTCGAGGCCCAGGGCTCGATCATGACGAACAAGTACGCCGAGGGGTATCCCGGCCGGCGCTACTATGGCGGCTGCGAGTTCGTCGACATCGCCGAGACCATTGCGATCGACCGCGCCAAGAAGCTGTTCGGCTGCGCCTTCGCCAATGTCCAGCCCAATTCCGGCAGCCAGGCGAACCAGGGCGTGTTCCTGGCGCTGCTGAAGCCCGGCGACACCTTCATGGGGCTCGACCTCTCCGCCGGGGGCCACCTCACCCATGGCAGCGCCGTCAACATGTCCGGCAAGTGGTTCAACGTGGTGCCCTACAATGTGCGCCCCGAGGACCAGTTGATCGACATGGAGGCGGTCGAGAAGCTCGCCCGCGAGCACAGGCCGAAGCTGATCCTGGCCGGCGGCTCGGCCTATGCCCGCCACTGGGACTTCGCCCGCTTCCGCCAGATCTGCGACGAGATCGGCGCCATCTTCATGGTCGACATGGCCCATTTCGCCGGGCTGGTGGCGGGCGGTGCCCATCCCTCGCCGTTCCCGCACGCCCATGTCGTGACCTCGACCACCCACAAGACGCTGCGCGGCCCGCGCGGCGGCCTGATCCTCACCAATGACGAGGACATCGCCAAGAAGATCAATTCGGCGATCTTCCCCGGCCTGCAGGGCGGCCCGCTGATGCACGTGATCGCCGCCAAGGCGGTGGCGTTCGGCGAGGCGCTGCGCCCCGAATTCCGCACCTATGCCGCGCAGGTGGTCGAGAACGCCAAGGTGCTGGCGGCGACGCTGCTGGAAGCCGGCTTCGCGCTGGTCACCGGCGGCACCGACAACCATCTGCTGCTGGTCGACCTGCGGCCGAAGGCGCTCACCGGCAAGGCGGCGGAGGCCGCGCTGGGGCGCGCCCACCTGACCTGCAACAAGAACGGCATCCCGTTCGACCCCGAGAAGCCGATGGTCACCTCGGGCATCCGGCTCGGCACGCCGGCCGCCACCAGCCGCGGCTTCGGCCCGGCCGAGTTCAGGAAGGTCGGCGAGCTGATCGCCGAGGCGCTCGACGGGCTGTCGAAGAACGGCGAGTCCGGCAATGGCGCGGTCGAGTCGGCGGTGGCCGCCAAGGTCGGCGAGCTGACCCGGCGCTTCCCGGTCTACGGACAGTGA
- the nrdR gene encoding transcriptional regulator NrdR, which produces MKCPFCGSLDTQVKDSRPSEDGTAVRRRRVCPDCGARFTTFERVQLRELTVLKRSGRRVPFDREKLRRSIAIALRKRPVEEERIDRLVSDIVRQLESQGENEIESEAIGQLVMQRLRDIDTVAYVRFASVYRNFRDPKDFEDLLGEIAHAAAAGADRP; this is translated from the coding sequence ATGAAGTGCCCCTTCTGCGGCAGCCTGGACACCCAGGTGAAGGACTCGCGCCCGTCCGAGGACGGCACGGCGGTGCGCCGCCGCCGGGTATGCCCCGATTGCGGCGCGCGCTTCACCACCTTCGAGCGGGTGCAGCTTCGCGAACTCACCGTGCTCAAGCGCTCGGGCCGGCGCGTGCCGTTCGACCGCGAGAAGCTACGCCGCTCCATCGCCATCGCGCTGCGCAAGCGCCCGGTCGAGGAGGAGCGGATCGACCGGCTGGTCTCCGACATCGTCCGCCAACTTGAGAGCCAGGGCGAGAACGAGATCGAGTCCGAGGCGATCGGCCAATTGGTGATGCAGCGCCTGCGCGACATCGACACCGTGGCCTATGTCCGCTTCGCCTCGGTCTACCGCAATTTCCGCGATCCCAAGGATTTCGAGGATCTGCTCGGCGAGATCGCCCACGCGGCGGCAGCCGGCGCCGATCGGCCATGA
- the ribD gene encoding bifunctional diaminohydroxyphosphoribosylaminopyrimidine deaminase/5-amino-6-(5-phosphoribosylamino)uracil reductase RibD → MTAATAPHHPAARPASETTADDLRLMAAAIALGDAARGTTWPNPAVGALVVRIEDGVPVIVGRGWTQPGGRPHAEVVALAQAGAAAKGATLYVSLEPCAHFGKTPPCADAIIKAGIARVVASVGDPDPRTAGAGFAKLEAAGIEVTRDVLRAEGLRSHAGHIRRVQDGRPHVMLKLAVSADGKAALPGPRPAVITGEAARARVHMLRALSDAILVGIGTVLADDPDLTCRLPGLAHRSPVRVVLDDGLRLPPTSRLVRSAGTVPVWVIAAADADHAREQALTQAGVEVMRVGRGADVRLDLAQALALLATRGITRLMVEGGPTVAAALLKADLVDETVVFESPVRLGEDALPALAGLPLGMLSASPALNAVERVPVGADLMTVARRP, encoded by the coding sequence ATGACCGCCGCGACCGCTCCGCACCACCCCGCCGCCCGCCCCGCATCCGAGACCACGGCTGACGATCTGCGGCTGATGGCGGCGGCGATCGCGCTGGGCGATGCCGCGCGCGGCACCACGTGGCCCAATCCGGCGGTCGGTGCGCTGGTGGTGCGCATCGAGGACGGCGTCCCGGTGATCGTCGGCCGCGGCTGGACCCAGCCCGGCGGGCGACCCCACGCCGAGGTGGTGGCGCTGGCGCAGGCCGGGGCGGCGGCGAAGGGCGCCACCCTCTACGTGTCGCTGGAGCCCTGCGCCCATTTCGGCAAGACCCCGCCCTGCGCCGACGCCATCATCAAGGCCGGCATCGCCCGCGTGGTCGCATCCGTCGGCGATCCCGACCCCCGCACGGCAGGTGCCGGCTTCGCCAAGCTCGAAGCGGCCGGCATCGAAGTCACGCGCGACGTGCTGCGGGCGGAGGGCCTGCGCTCGCACGCCGGCCACATTCGCCGGGTTCAGGACGGCCGTCCGCACGTGATGCTGAAGCTCGCGGTCTCGGCCGACGGCAAGGCGGCGCTGCCCGGGCCGCGGCCGGCTGTGATCACCGGCGAGGCGGCGCGCGCCCGCGTGCATATGCTGCGGGCATTGTCGGATGCGATCCTGGTCGGCATCGGCACGGTGCTGGCCGACGATCCCGACCTCACCTGCCGCCTGCCGGGGCTGGCACACCGTTCGCCGGTGCGGGTGGTGCTCGACGACGGGCTGCGGCTGCCGCCCACCTCGCGCCTCGTCCGAAGCGCCGGCACCGTGCCGGTGTGGGTGATCGCCGCCGCGGACGCCGATCATGCCCGGGAGCAGGCGCTGACCCAGGCCGGCGTCGAGGTGATGCGGGTCGGGCGCGGTGCCGACGTCCGGCTGGACCTTGCCCAGGCGCTGGCGCTGCTCGCCACCCGCGGCATCACCCGGCTGATGGTCGAGGGCGGGCCCACCGTCGCGGCCGCCCTGCTCAAGGCCGATCTCGTCGACGAGACGGTGGTGTTCGAAAGCCCCGTCCGGCTGGGCGAGGACGCCCTGCCGGCGCTGGCCGGCCTGCCGCTCGGCATGCTTTCTGCTTCCCCGGCCCTGAACGCCGTCGAGCGGGTGCCGGTCGGCGCCGACCTCATGACGGTCGCAAGGAGACCCTGA